In the genome of Impatiens glandulifera chromosome 6, dImpGla2.1, whole genome shotgun sequence, the window TGTTGGCTTATTTAGGATTTTTATtgggattttttaaataaaaaaaaatgataaaaacaagCAATGGGTTTGTAATGGATTGAATTATTgtatatttaagatttaaatttttatgaaaataaaagtattttagttgattaaataattaaaaacacatATACAATACTAATGTTTTGGGGTAGAAagtattttactttatatacatagaaaaaataacatttaaaatatgtctttgtttgaaatgaatctttgtacatttattttgtttgattttgtttcatATACATTAAAATTAGTTTGATATGTTATAACTCGTGAATATCATGTCATTTTCAACtagtttttgattttttaaatacaaacaaatttCTCAACAAAAGAATAAACAAAAGTTTTAACTTATTCTCTTTAGATATCTTCAAGTGACTACTACCACAAAATAATTCTCGGGACATCACTCGAAGTTTCTGtcgaaaaagtaaaaaaaatgtgagatggatttaaattttatttttgcactAATTAACCAATATGTTCAATATGACATTATTATTTATGGAGCTATAACATATCAAACTAATTTTAATGTATAAGGagcaaaatcaaataaaataaatgtacaagaatccatttcaaataaaatgatgtATAAATAGATTTCAAATGTTCTTTAatgtatacaaaataaaatacttattacccctaaacatatttaaattctACAAGTTCTTAATATGTTAAattcacatcaaacaaggtcttaaTATGTTAAttctataatattataaaaaggtaaactcaagatattttagtatatgataatttgaattatttaatttaaaagtgaCAATCAAagtaataacttatttaaaataacccacatcaaacaaaatattgcACACATTCTAAAATATTGGCACTCGGGATTTCGCGCGCCCCATTGTGCTTTCTCGTTCTTTCTTTGTCACATTTTTGgctacaattttattaattaattaataataactttatagATTTTCTATGAGAACAATCTTGGAATTTTGTATCGATATTCGTTTCtacattaaactttttttattgtgCTCACcttacccaaaaaaaaaactaggttTATTCGTTTGATGTGAATAACATATAGCCAAAATCAATATGATATCTTACTAATTTGTCTATAATCCACTTTTACCTTTCATTTGTCCCAACCAAgcaattattataattcaaattaattttcgCAACAATGGTGtggattgaaataaaaaaatttaattgtgGAATGTCACATTGATTTTGGAGGAGGAGAATTTATTCTATGAGAAAAAGTTTCGTGAGCAGTTAAGATTCATTATGGGGATACATTTtcgatcaattttttttacgaCATTTGATGTAGTGTAAAAATTTTAGTTGCAACGTATCATGTGTTTGTTTTCATTGCGATAGGTAGAGATTGCACAGTTAagaacatgtttgatcatcgatctagtagagttttattttttgataataCGCAAACAAGTGTCCTCATCTTAATAAGATATTATGCGTTAGCAAGACAAAatgatttttgttgaaaaaagtTTTAAGAGACAAAGATTTCATCAATAATCTCGTTCTTTGAATTGAACGTTATCACGTTGAAATTCTTACACATGATATATacatgaaaaaatgttatatgaaGATTGTGAATCAataactcacttacttttgcattgtcgagagGTAACTAGTATTTGGAGTATTATTGAAATTCATTGGGTGATGTATGCGTGTTTGGGTAGTTGTTGAGATATTTGGTTATGTGACTGATATTACATGCATGCCTACATATTTGAGTTTCCATCCCAACTATTTTCTTGTGGATAAtctagtttgagagaaatcgtcgaatttTTAATCATCGTAGTCGTCCGTTGTGTATCATTCACAATGATATCATTACAACGTTTTCTAAGATTCGTTCTGAAAAGCTGATAGAGTCGGTCAGAAAACtaatcattttttcaataacctacgagctcgataacttattggGTAACGtgattttattctatttttttctcattttatgttttatcgttatggttaaactatttttatcaattttaatttatatgaactattttataaaatgtcatcataattttatatattttacaaaaataaaatgaaattttgaatatagtAAAATTTTGGTTTAGGACATGCATTAATTTGGGTCATGTTGAATACTAATTGTATATGTCGGGAAATTGTCTCTTTCTAAGTTGCTGCCTCACGAGTTATTTTCGGGTATttaaaataccattttttttatatttcaatttgtaACATTAAATAGACAAatagagtttattattattttaaaataaaaacattaaatagtCTGAGATAATGTGTATGTGGTACCACAAGCAAAAAATGGGCCCTATCTAAAGATGtgtcaataatattattaactcCCCATGCATAAAAATTGCAATAGTAAAGGTAGAAGGTAACATCTTTGACTTTTAATAAGTActaattttagtaattttttaacCCTTACTATTAATGATAAGAATTGTGACAATTTATTCAATTGAATTTAAGTCACATGGTTTGGATTTTTGCAGAGATTGATATATACTGCAAATATTTGATTCGTTTGGTGCAACATAAATTCATCGTGATCAATTTATCAACATAGTTTGTTTTGAAAGCATTGTCGTATatgttattgttttttatttccttAAAGTGTGAATGAAGTACTCAAGTCGTCTATGGTTGGAATCAATACAAATATGtctttacttatttattttagtgaGGTTGAAGTGCAtatcttttaatatttcattttattttttaaaaatttcttattttaGTGAGATTGTTTACTTTGTTAATGAAACTTGGTCATTTATGGATATACTATTCTTTATTTGTTAGCATTATTTTATTGAGTGTAGAATACAATTTGGAGGCACTATTTTCAATCATCTTGAtagttatattaaaattgaaaatgtaatTATAATCTTTTTGTTATTAGTGAAATTTGATGAATTCgatcgatttttttttctcacgTCATGATTATGTGTTTAAAGGattgttatcattttttttaatttaacaaaaaaatcattttattgaGGGTAACAAATCTTCAATCATATGGATCCTATGACGCTTTTTGTTATTTGATCTTAAATTGGTGGATTGTGAGAAATTAGTTATACTTATAAAGAATCTAAGAACTTAGTATGTTGTGCAAGAtgtatttgttcttattttcatgttttatattttttttctcatatctGTTGGGtactttctttattattaactattttaatatttttttcttttcattatttataaaaagaaacttGTCTATGTtcaaataatatacttttatatatatttttgtccaaccaaaatttattatacCCATTACTCACATTGGAATGGAATGGACACATGAAATCTAGCTTTGAAACTTTATCATCTCAAGAAAATTAAGCATTTGATCTATATATTTAATGGtggataaatttagttttgataattgttttgactttattatataaactatatgaattaattattgtgaggttaattaatatatattattagtcaATGTTAATAAAACGAACCATTTCTTGTCTTACtcacctttcaaacaatttttcccaaactacccaccttttcattcacattctcaaactacccacctttctctctctaaatcattaatcaattcattaattaactcactctctatcttaacctattaattaactctctctctaaacctattaattaattcctcttttgtttgggaaaaattgtttgaaaggttGGTAGGACAGAAAATGGTTCTTAATAAAACTCCACTTTTGTGAACCCAATGTGGTAGGTAGGTAAGAAGATTTTGACCATAGTTGAGAGAAAAGATCTAGGTTAGGGTTGTAGGGGTGCCCTAAAGCTAGAGAGAAGAAGTGAAGGGTACTTAGTAGTAGTTAAATGTGGGTGGGGGAGGATCTTTATGGGAAGATAGCCCTAAGATCTTCATGTCCCCACTTTTTGTGGTTGCCTTCTAATTCTACCCAATCAAATTCAATGCAAATCTCCCTCTCTACAACATAGATTGCCAATTGTGACAAATGTTCATCATgcacttcttaccatttttttaCATTCAAAATTACAATGCCATTTCaagttttcattttcaaataatcttttcatatatatttagtGAGTAtgataactaatttatatttattttaaattattactaaattttaatgttataatttatcTACTAACTCTCATTCATATTTATGCTTTCATaacttacataattttaaaagtctATAATGCTTATGAGACGTGACAAGTTAGTCTTCATTGTActttaactaatttttattgaaaaagattatcgattaatattataaatttaaattttatttaaaacgttttaaattaaattttaatttttaaaagaaaaaaatgaaatgatctCTTTGAACCACTTCACTTTGGTCAAAggtactttatttttaaattaagtataatttccttttattttttcttttcatgttTTATACTTAAGGTTGGTTCTCATCAATTTGTGATAATTTAAAAATCGATTTTCCGGCTAATGTTGAGTATATgaatttttagatttaaaaatttaagtaaCGTAATCAATGAAGTAAGAGTTTGAAACACCCCAAccgaaacaaatatttttattttttaaaaggataaatatatattatattaaaaaaattattgatttcaaGATTTGGGAGTTATTGCCTAAtaatagttatttgaaatttatgtatattaagattttttaagtttgaataATCATTGAAGTTATTTAGagattgaaattatttgaataattccaAAAGAATTAAACATtctctaataaatataataattttcaactAATCAATAATCTTAAatgagaagaggaagaaaaaaaaggttatATACATTGAATGGTGgactaataaaaaattgtatatttttaattttaatttacagGAATAGTTAAAGCAACATTAATTAAGTCCTTGtttggaaaatttaaattatcaaaatactctaatttgatttactattaatgaaaatttaagagTAAATTATGAGAATATTCTTAGTCATATGGGCACATTTTGTACatcttttgatattttttttacacaaaTAAGGTTGGTCTTTTgagatttaatttaatgaaataatttcaaaccaaacaaaatatatattataaaattataatgtgGGTCTTTGAGATAATTAAGTGGCTAATCAACTTTATTTTTTCCCTATGAAGTTTGATCGATCTCCACATGTTatgtttctttttaattaatgatatcattaatcaaattcttttagggcttgtttgaaaaatatattatttaataaaaatataggttatttagaattttgtatgattaattttaaaaatatttttatatttaaattttaaatttaataaattgaattccATAATAAACACCAAATTTTCATGATTGGTATTTTACGAGTAACTACCCTTACACAATACTATTCatgaattcaaaattaatatatttattattggtttaattaattacttgagactctaattttgtttttatcacaaaaaaatttgaaattttattagagattaaatctttaatatttttttatttgaatttttattttacatgtagttattaaatatcaaatattttattagtccctttttttctttttattcatttagcATACCaatggaaaaaattaaaaaattagtcattttcaaaaataaacttcaataaataaataaaatgttcaattttttaGTCTTAAATAATGAGTCATTTAGAGTTAGTTTAATGTGAATtctttagattattttttagagattttatccattttttttataaattatatttttattacattattgtAACACATTAAATCACTAatatcattaactaaaatatttttactttatctttaaaaatttaaaaactcaaatttttttttcttattatcaaactatatattttgaacAAAACCCAAAAACAAAAACCTCAAAtagcaaaaatatatataatatatttatagaacAAGACCTTATTATACATGATTCAAACAAATTGACAatgataaaattgttattaaattattacagtaaaattaatatacttttttctttaaaacCATCGCACGTTAGATAAGTTGTAGAGaatccctttttttttttttacgttttttttatcttctcgAGAAAATACAGAATCCCACCTTTAAGcatatatatagatttcatTGGGAAACAACTTTTTATGTTAGAATTCTCATGGATTTACAGTTGGTAATTGTTCTTTGtctaatacaaataaaaaaataaaataaaaaaatcattaagattgtataaacaaaaataaagagaagatgAAATGGTGTTATTTGGAGATTTCAAGGTTGTTTGGTGTTCTTCAATACTAAAAATTATCTTAGACAACACACACTATCTTAATCTATCTATATGGTGTCTTTTAAGGGACAAATTAATGAACAATCAAATGCTTAAAGAAACATAAGAGATTAAGAATGACCCATAAACTCAACCAAATCGAACCGACTTTTAACACCTGCGTTTAGACCTCTTACTTCTCTTAACCGGCATAAACCACTTATCGCCTCCAATCTTCGTCGTTTTAGCTTTCATTATTCTCTTATATTCTCTCGACTTAATAACCGTTTCCATAATGTTTACATCTTCTCTAATCTCATGTCTAGAAAGACATGCCATACTTGGCAATACATCTTTCTGAAAATCCTTCACTCTTCTTCCCCTCTTCATCAACTTAATCCCACATTCCTCCTTTTTGTCGCTAATAATTTCACAACCTTTTGATGAAACACAGACGCAATATTCGCTACTAATTTCCTCTTCCTCGAGATTCATTACTATCAATTCATATGAATCAACTGATCGTTCTGGCTTCTGCTCCAACTGTCGAGTTCCCTGCAAGGAAATGCCCATGAGGGACTCGACTGCTTCGAGAATCCCAAGATCCACTACTCGATCTGGTCCTATTTCTGTGGGgatattaatgttattgttgttgttattcAAATGAGGATCATTCACATCTTCGATACATCTTTCAGGACGATTAGTACAACTACTACTGATGTTGCTGCTGCTGTTTGAATCCATTATGCTGGTTTTAAAGAATCTATCCGAAGAATTatcatcatcctcatcatcttCAGGCTGTTTGTTCAGATCCAATATTCCTGTTTGTTTGTTCACATTAGCAAATCAGCATTTGTTTTTTGCAATAAGAGATGAAAAAACAGCAAACCTTTAATGGAGGAAGTACTTGAAGCTTGTATAATAATAACACAgctatcatcatcatcatcatcattgttCTGATTCTTCTGCTCCTGGTCGAGAACTGGTTCCTCCAAATCGATGATAACTGGATTATTCTTATACAACCATGGTTTGCTGCTTCCAGCTTCCCCTGATCCTGATCCTCTCAAACACAGAGACAGATTTAAAGATTCTTTGGGACATTCAACAACATAATTATGATGATAATTTGAAAGCTGATGAAGATCAAGAGGACTTTTCTGGATCATGTTTGGAAACATTGAATGAGCTCTCTCATTCCATAAATCATACTCATCCATCTTCTTCCAGCCAAAGCTTTCCATTAGGTTTCTTTGTATGCCATACAACCGGTGGAGCTCAATTACCTGAAATCAACCAAATCAAATCTCTAAAGCAATCTCCAATCACAATCTCTATTAATTTCTTTAGCCACCCACAATACCTGTTTCCTGAAAACACCCTCTTGGCTAATCATAGTCTCCTTCAAAGAATTATCCATAgttgtcatcatcatcatcatggaATCCTCAAACATGATCATTTTAGTAACATAACCATGGATTGTTTCTCAAATCAAAACTGGGAGTTTGAGAATACCCTATACATGATATATCATGATTCATGTCCATATCTATCACAAATCACAtcaagtaaaaaaaacaaaaggatCTAAATCTTTTACATAAacccacaattgaaacaacaaaaaattacaaaattaaaaaggaGAGCGTACCAGGAATGAGAGTGATCCATGAAGCAGAAATTACAGACCCAGATAAGAAATTGAGGAGGAGATCACATTGAACAAtccaagagaagatgaagaagaagggtTTGTTCTGACTAGTAAGAAGAAGAGTGTGGATGGTGTGTTTGGGATTTAACACTGCACCCACCAACATAACATAGCATTCCTTTCTGgcaaattattatgataaaagtTTCCATCTTTCTCTCTCACCCACAATTTGCGTCATTGGGATTCTCCATCAtaatctctcttctctctctctcacacacacactgctttctttctctctcttttcactTTCGATTTCTTTAAAGACGAACAGTCAGTCAGAAACCTCTGCTGCGGAAGGGCCATAAAGGCCAATTTCATGTGTTGTTCTTAATCAATGACCATTTTCTCCTTCTCTATTTTCTTAATTCCTATCAAGTCCTCAcatttcttttttatctttattttattaaagtcatttttttaaaataaatattttttttatttgagttaatTACTTTAAACATATGTTGTTTTACAAGATTAATCATTTTGCTTACATTTTTATTCTTGTGGATTAAtcaattaactattttaattccttttcaattataattgttttatttttgttgatttgGAATgtataattctaaatatattagGTTAATTGAACGGAGAAGAGTTTACTTAATAGATTAAAAGAattgaattcatatttattataaatatttacacttaaaaacgttttaagtttaaagtgataaatataattttataacataaatatgTCCTTAATAACCCATATAATAAGAGTGTGAGGCTTTAATCAAGGATTGAGACTTGTAATTATAATTCGTTTGCGGTTTTCGATCTGAATTGTCCCATTATTTGTGGGTTTTTTCGATTTGATCGATAGTTTACCGAGGTTTGTATTTCTACTATAATCTCAACCCAATTATGACTcgaatattatatttatttgtttttcatataaaaatttaagtttatttttataatatattttttaatataatacggtatataatattaaagaaaaccgtttatataattaattaaacaaatttttatttattttaaaaaatatagtataGCGGTGTTTCATATAAATTGTCTGAAACTGagataataaaaacaatttttttagatAGAATGTGACGGGAATGATAAACACATTCTCTACTTTGATTCTTATTGTCATCTTTGAaccatttaaaacaattatcgTTTTGACTTCACAAGTGCAGAATTTATAGAAGGGCGATCTAGATCTAGATCAAAATTGACAACTCTTAGGCAACGTTTTTTCTTAAGTAAATGTAAATGCACGTCATTTTTTCTCGACATTCCTCCAAAGTTGATATGATATCATTCCAATTCTCTAATTATACATTGGTGCTCTTCTCATTCTCTACCCAAATTAAAAACAGTTTAGTTATTGTGAAACTAAGTAGATTGTATGcttgcaattttttttaattatcttttctGACCTTTCTAATTTTTCAGTCTCACCCTCTGTCCTTATTTTTTCTTATGACATTACTATTTGATTTTATAGAATAAGACTAAATGAACCTCCCTCAAAAACATTCTTACTATAgtaatttttgtttgggttgtgAATGTAGCATGTGATAAAAGAtcttatttaaaagattaagaagtcttaattataatttaaattgaattgaatcaTCAATGTAACACTTGAAGAATACactcattaaaaaaacaaaaacaaaaaagaagtATTTACTTTAGGAAGAGATATTGAAATAATgctaatacattttatttttttaactttcaaGAAGAGAAGGTTTAAAGTTAGAAAATACCACAACACAATTTGCATGAAAGTGAGGCTAATTtgaaccaattttttttttttttttggctaatATCTAAATGAAAAGAATACACTTTGACcctttatctaattattattattattattataattatttgttaatatctaaataaatatattaaaaaaatagaattccCTTTATTGGGAAATTAAAAGTTTGGGTTTGAATGTATAATTATTGAAATTCATTTGGGTCTAGTTAAATGAACAGAAAAAGATCAAGACTTTCATATCCATGGAACCACTATTGAACCAAGCAGTCGGGTTTTCGTTGCAAAATTGGATTTGAAGACGTGGTGTTGTGTGCGTGAGACGAAAGAGAAGAAAGGGTAGCTGTAAATTAGGAACAACCCATCTGTAAAAACATTGGATTTTCCTTCACTGAGGTTGGCATAATCGCCCCCacttctcttcttcttcgttttctCCGCGCAGTCATTGTTTCCCCCCCACTTTGTTCTTTCTCTGTTTGATGAATTTATGTATTCTCTTTCAATTTCTCCATAAACCTTAATGGGTTCAGTCAATTTCACTCCCATTCTCGTCTTTCATCGATAAGTTAAAACAGATCTTAGTTCCTTTCTCCACTCTCTCCTGTTCTTCTACTATCTCGAAATCCTTCCACCAAATGGCAAATGCATCTGGGTTGTTTTCGCCAACACTTCCCAGCTTAAAGAAACGGGTGTATCCATCTATAGGCTTATACCGATCCGATTTATCCAAGAGAGTATTCTGTTCAAGCACCATTGAACTGGGTTCTGGTGTTTCCCCTTCAGAATCTCGAATACCAAAGTAAGTTTGCTTCACTTGATTATCGTTGCATTGATTTGAAGAATCGTTGATTAAGCTTGTTGCATGGGTATTTTGAATTACAGGTTAGTCAGTAAAGGATGTAAACTTGTTGGATGTGGGTCTGCTGTCCCTAAACTTCAGGTTTCTAATGATGACATTTCGAAACTGGTTGATACTTCAGATGAATGGATATCTGTTCGCACAGGGATCCGTAACAGACGAATTTTGTCTGGTAAGCTATTGTTATTTGGAATTGATCTCAATTTGTTCTAAATTGATTATGGGTTTggttatttcattcttacagGACAGGAGAGTTTGACTGATTTAGCAGTTGAGGCAGCAAAGAAAGCTCTTTTAATGGCAGAGACAGATCCTGCTGATCTTGATCTAATTCTACTATGTACTTCAACTCCAGAAGATCTATTTGGTGGTGCTCCTCAGGTATAATTTATTGCAGTTATGGTGTTTCTGAGTCGAGAATTTATCGTGTTTGACTGGTTATTGATTACAGATCCAGAAGGCATTAGGGTGCAAGAAGAATCCACTTGCTTTTGACATTACAGCAGCTTGTAGCGGATTCATTCTTGGCCTTGTTACAGCTGCAAGTTATATTAGGGGTATTGTTTTCATTCTTAGCTGTTGTTTAGATGTTGTTCGAATGGTTGTACTGAAATTAGATGTTGTTCTGATTGTTTGGAAATTCCAGGAAGTGGCTTTAAAAATGTTCTTGTGGTTGGTGCTGATTCTCTTTCTCGGTTTGTTGATTGGAACGATAGAGGGACTTGCATTCTTTTTGGTGATGCTGCTGGTGCTGTGCTAGTTCAGGTACTGAATTTTTAAGTGTTGAATGAGTTATGAAAGATCAATCGATGTCCACATCCTCTAGTTCTTCTTCATTCATATCCACGATGTAGTTCTTGAATTGAGTCTAGGCCAAATACAAGTTCTTCATGAGCATTTGAGGCAAGTTCAGTCATGAAGAACTTGTATTCATAGCTTACGTAATCAAGCAAGATtttttagcttaatttgagCCGATTAAGTGATGTTAGATAACGATTTCTTAGTCATCTTTCAAATTGGgccataaattttgtttttttatgttgtgCAGTCTTGCAGTAGCGATGATGATGGGTTACTTTCGTTTGACTTGCATAGCGATGGCGAAGGACAAAGGTTTGTATTATATAGACAAACTATGTTTTGTTTGGCGCAAGGGATTTTTACATGTTTCGTTCTCATTTTCAAACGCCCAATTTTTGAGGTTTTTTGGACTCTAAATCAGCTTATTTGAGTAGATTTCTTCTTCCCATACTTCCTCATGCCTTCTTGTCTTATGGAATTGTATAGCATTTTATTTTCACTATATCTCGTTAGGTAGATCTTCGAGTAAAGactattttcttttatcttttagaTGGCCCCAATTCTGTTGGATAAACTAGTCTCATGGAAATCTCTTGTTTTCCATACATTTATTGTTGGGGCGAGCAATGCATCAAACGTAGTTAGatcattttttcaataactGCAGGAATTTGAATGCTTCGATCAAACAAACTGAAGTTGATAATGGTTCGGCCCTAAACTTCCCACCAAGACAATCCTCTTATTCATGCATCCAGATGAATGGTAAGGAAGTGTTCCGGTTTGCTGTTCGTTGTGTGCCACAATCGATTGAAGCAGCTCTGGGAAAGGCAGGCTTAACTTCTTCAAACATAGACTGGCTACTTCTTCACCAGGTAGGAGAAATCATACatcaaaattaatgataatgaGTTGTTTTTTAAGGATTTGATggatataatgttttttttttaacgcAGGCAAATCAGAGGATCATTGATGGAGTTGCAACTAGGCTACAAATACCACAAGAACGGGTTATTTCGAACTTGGCGAACTATGGGAATACAAGTGCTGCATCGATTCCGTTGGCTCTTGATGAAGCTGTTCGAAGTGGGAAGGTGAAACCTGGGCAGACTATTGCAGCTTCTGGTTTTGGAGCTGGATTAACATGGGGTTCTGCTATTGTAAGATGGGGATGAATGTGTGATGATGgtttttattttggattttgaaattagatcattttattttgtgttttgagTTCAGACTTCAGATCCTGTTACAGACTTTTTGCATCatcagtaaaaataaaaaataaatcttcatATTTTGTAATGTTACTCAATTTTTTTGAggggatatttatttaattaagtccTTGAAGAATTAGAATGTGTACAATTAGATCCCTCAATAGATGAAGTGAAACATATTGGAACCAATGTACACATCTAGGTAGGTTTGGTTTGTTTATGTCTGTTCCATTTTAAAATTCTCTTAGTTTAAgatattgtttgattttaagttaGTTGGATAAATAAGGATAGTaagttatttcaaaaaaattatgtagCTGATTAAAATTGGTTTATTTTAAGTtctttgaataaataaaaaatgagcgGATATAAATTTAGAAGTTGAGTCGTTTTACTTTAATCAACCAACTAAGGTGATAAGAGTTAGacttaaataactaaaatatcacGGGTTTGATTCTATTCAAAAACATTTTGAGTTGAAACGAGATAACGAAGGTGTGATGTTTTACTggttctccttaattaaaaaaaatacactatcaaaattataatttcttataaatgaataaacgattgtttttttattttcactttcttaattatttcattacatctattaaaaaaaatcttttttctaacatatttttaacacattcaAATTGTATTCGTATAtctcaaaaattaaaacaaaaatacgTTTAGAtcattcgattttttttaaataacatatataaaacgtatttaaatatcattttgttcaaaaacgtgataaattatttaaaaattcaaaaattatacgttaaaataagaaaacacaAGTTTTAATCGATTTTTGCcaaatatataagtaatgatgttattttgatattttattagttatttgaattatttaattaataagagagtaacataaatttatttggatata includes:
- the LOC124942400 gene encoding 3-oxoacyl-[acyl-carrier-protein] synthase 3 A, chloroplastic-like yields the protein MANASGLFSPTLPSLKKRVYPSIGLYRSDLSKRVFCSSTIELGSGVSPSESRIPKLVSKGCKLVGCGSAVPKLQVSNDDISKLVDTSDEWISVRTGIRNRRILSGQESLTDLAVEAAKKALLMAETDPADLDLILLCTSTPEDLFGGAPQIQKALGCKKNPLAFDITAACSGFILGLVTAASYIRGSGFKNVLVVGADSLSRFVDWNDRGTCILFGDAAGAVLVQSCSSDDDGLLSFDLHSDGEGQRNLNASIKQTEVDNGSALNFPPRQSSYSCIQMNGKEVFRFAVRCVPQSIEAALGKAGLTSSNIDWLLLHQANQRIIDGVATRLQIPQERVISNLANYGNTSAASIPLALDEAVRSGKVKPGQTIAASGFGAGLTWGSAIVRWG
- the LOC124942344 gene encoding uncharacterized protein LOC124942344, whose translation is MIMFEDSMMMMMTTMDNSLKETMISQEGVFRKQVIELHRLYGIQRNLMESFGWKKMDEYDLWNERAHSMFPNMIQKSPLDLHQLSNYHHNYVVECPKESLNLSLCLRGSGSGEAGSSKPWLYKNNPVIIDLEEPVLDQEQKNQNNDDDDDDSCVIIIQASSTSSIKGILDLNKQPEDDEDDDNSSDRFFKTSIMDSNSSSNISSSCTNRPERCIEDVNDPHLNNNNNNINIPTEIGPDRVVDLGILEAVESLMGISLQGTRQLEQKPERSVDSYELIVMNLEEEEISSEYCVCVSSKGCEIISDKKEECGIKLMKRGRRVKDFQKDVLPSMACLSRHEIREDVNIMETVIKSREYKRIMKAKTTKIGGDKWFMPVKRSKRSKRRC